The Humulus lupulus chromosome 3, drHumLupu1.1, whole genome shotgun sequence genome window below encodes:
- the LOC133824244 gene encoding uncharacterized protein LOC133824244 produces MAHVCDNGKCLCFSITLAGLGEEWWKRLKQGSIQSWFGLQSVFHKKFVATMKMDMQMSALANVKQHPTETLRAYIQRFTKEASKTKVDDRQLLGARSPLWDDIAIRIRWDPWDGIHVPDGLWAHFNRVRYRVAPTGYSATPSGAQTPQTEGAEASVNHSRGKRSGKGQNRSKPSNLVDEPQYTEYTNLVDTLENIYLATGNVVHYWKPAPVFKGRKNSRDTNKRCAYHKDVGHTTKECHQLKDVIKNLIKLGHLHQWVKMPIGILGLPANPRQPTAPGAPRSYQPPQGGYATGLGAQAPQGALMVQAPGPEMPYPPETAPLQVDGHIATISGGPHLGGPSQNDQKRYLSKLDHNHEVCALIQTLAQHPKLINLLITFTEEDARNVHFSHHDPLVIDAQITNERVSRVLVDDRSSVNVLFKLTFTIIGLTEADLASCPTQIYDFNWGFISSNG; encoded by the exons ATGGCTCACGTTTGTGACAATGGCAAGTGCTtatgtttctcgatcactctagCTGGACTCggagaagagtggtggaaaagactcaagcagggatcaatccaatcttggttTGGATTACAGTCGGTGTTCCATAAGAAGTTTGTGGCCACCATGAAAATGGACATGCAAATGAGCGCGCTGGCCAATGTCAAACAACATCCAACGGAGACCCTCAGGgcttacatccagcgcttcacaaAGGAGGCCTCAAAAACTAAAGTGGATGACAGACAACTCCTGGGAGCTagatcccctctctgggatgacat TGCCATTCGGATCCGCTGGGACCCATGGGATGGCATTCATGTCCCCGACGGTCTATGGGCCCACTTCAATAGGGTACGCTACAGAGTAGCACCCACCGGGTACAGTGCTACACCTAGTGGTGCCCAAACGCCTCAAACCGAAGGAGCTGAGGCAAGTGTAAACCATTCCAGGGGAAAAAGATCGGGAAAAGGTCAAAACCGATCCAAGCCCTCAAACCTGGTTGACGAACCCCAATACACGGAGTATACCAATCTGGTTGACACTCTGGAAAACATCTATTTGGCAACGGGCAATGTAGTCCATTACTGGAAGCCAGCCCCCGTGTTCAAAGGGAGAAAGAATTCGAGGGACACCAACAAAAGGTGCGCCTACCACAAGGACGTTGGTCACACGACCAAAGAGTGTCATCAGCTGAAGGATGTGATCAAAAACCTGATCaaactggggcatctccaccaatgggtcaagaTGCCAATAGGGATTCTTGGACTGCCAGCAAATCCAAGACAACCTACGGCACCAGGTGCACCTAGATCGTACCAAcctcctcagggagggtatgctACAGGTTTAGGAGCACAGGCCCCCCAGGGGGCCCTAATGGTGCAAGCACCTGGACCCGAAATGCCATATCCTCCCGAAACTGCGCCTCTACAAGTAGATGGTCACATcgccaccatatcaggaggcccgCATCTAGGAGGGCCATCCCAGAATGATCAAAAACGATACCTCAGCAAGCTCGATCACAACCATGAGGTATGCGCCTTGATCCAAACTCTGGCCCAACACCCGAAGTTGATAAACCTGCTCATCacgttcacggaagaggatgcccGGAACGTTCATTTCTCACATCatgaccccttggtcattgatgcccaaatcacCAATGAAAGAGTATCTCGAGTGTTGGTGGACGATAGGAGCTCCGTCAATGTATTGTTCAAGCTGACTTTCACAATAATTGGTTTGACCGAGGCAGATCTGGCTTCATGCCCAACACAGATCTACGATTTCAATTGGGGATTCATTTCTTCCAATGGGTAA